A stretch of Scheffersomyces stipitis CBS 6054 chromosome 2, complete sequence DNA encodes these proteins:
- the BUB3.2 gene encoding Mitotic spindle checkpoint protein BUB3, WD repeat superfamily, with amino-acid sequence MAVELSSDQRRRTTGLLRGADLHFNESSYTDTNPSSDDHHQVLIPLPSSETEEGEANSNSIQSYHEFELNQSESLTFLYNLLYDENSHLSKADILSILNSLKIREDNLPFSIQSLVKTDSQGVSWPRGLRNKFYMDRVRVGKDNWFHNIPGSREEAIKHLSKKSYNLNTDFFKFDKFYSKLKLHITHFQLRNLICCGTNIANGIYYPSSYYHDHNLQTVQNNFLNSGSFPPPSSEEYHTFFKINRLMPDNRLSRRSRSMKLDCLIDSRDLPKNSNNRISTLTCTNKYLACGTFEGGFILSDVSDSDNVKTVGEYHLTSNSDGITNHIIIDERDSEIIVSSNDHSLRVFDIRTSQVSNNMVDLPFAINCASLSPSSPNELFVTGDHLNSFVIDTRMSQHNFENESQRFVGHCDYGFSCDWSSANENLLLTGNQDTTVRLWDKRNSDQSLYCWSGSLGSSDCHNGGPVRNCKFSHKGEYISWAESLDHIGIIQLEDLVTSSEESLQSRVQSIDFIGKCTGLNFAPIEGGHGEQLIIGVNDCPLGGILSYKLESKLKSLDFDFSF; translated from the exons ATGGCTGTCGAGCTTTCATCCGACCAGCGCCGGCGAACCACCGGACTTCTCCGAGGTGCAGATCTCCATTTCAATGAGTCTTCATATACTGACACCAACCCTTCCAGCGATGATCACCACCAAGTGTTGATACCGTTACCGTCTTCCGAAACGGAAGAAGGCGAAGCAAACTCCAACTCAATCCAGTCATACCATGAGTTCGAGCTAAACCAATCAGAATCCCTCACTTTCTTATACAATCTATTGTACGATGAAAATTCTCATTTATCCAAGGCAGATATCCTCAGCATTTTGAACTCGCTCAAAATCCGCGAAGACAACTTGCCATTTTCGATACAGTCATTGGTTAAAACAGACTCACAAGGCGTGTCATGGCCGCGGGGTCTCAGAAACAAGTTTTATATGGACAGAGTCAGAGTAGGCAAGGACAACTGGTTCCATAACATCCCTGGCTCTCGCGAGGAAGCCATCAAG CATCTTTCCAAAAAGTCATACAACCTAAACACggacttcttcaagttcgacAAGTTCTACAGTAAATTAAAGCTCCATATCACCCATTTTCAGCTTCGGAATCTAATATGTTGTGGCACGAATATAGCGAATGGCATATATTATCCACTGAGCTACTACCACGACCACAATCTCCAGACTGTACAAAACAACTTTTTGAACTCAGGATCGTTTCCACCACCTTCCAGTGAAGAATACCatacatttttcaagatcaacagACTCATGCCTGATAACAGACTCAGCAGAAGGTCACGATCCATGAAGTTGGATTGCTTAATAGATTCACGTGATTTACCCAAAAACTCCAACAACAGGATATCAACCTTAACTTGTACCAACAAATACTTAGCATGCGGAACATTCGAAGGAGGATTTATACTATCGGATGTTTCAGACTCTGACAACGTGAAAACTGTTGGAGAATACCATTTGACTAGCAATAGCGATGGAATAACCAACCATATCATCATCGACGAAAGAGATAGCGAGATTATCGTTTCTTCCAACGACCATAGTTTGCGGGTATTCGATATAAGAACAAGCCAAGTCAGTAATAACATGGTAGATTTACCATTTGCAATCAACTGTGCTTCTCTTAGTCCATCTAGTCCCAATGAGTTATTTGTCACTGGAGATCATCTCAATTCGTTCGTCATAGATACGAGAATGAGTCAGCACAACTTTGAAAACGAGAGTCAACGATTTGTGGGCCATTGCGATTACGGATTCAGCTGTGACTGGTCGTCTGCAAATGAAAACCTTTTATTGACAGGAAACCAAGACACTACAGTCAGATTGTGGGATAAACGTAATTCAGACCAGAGTCTATATTGTTGGAGTGGCTCATTAGGTTCATCAGACTGCCATAATGGTGGGCCCGTAAGAAACTGTAAATTTAGTCATAAAGGTGAGTACATATCATGGGCTGAGAGCTTGGATCATATTGGAATTATTCAGTTGGAAGATTTGGTTACATCGTCCGAGGAATCCCTCCAGTCTCGTGTACAATCAATTGACTTCATTGGCAAGTGCACGGGATTGAATTTTGCACCAATAGAAGGAGGACATGGCGAACAGTTGATCATAGGAGTCAATGATTGCCCATTGGGGGGAATCTTGAGTTATAAATTGGAAAGCAAGTTGAAGTCGTTGGATTTCGACTTCAGTTTTTAG
- a CDS encoding oligomycin resistance ATP-dependent permease (go_component membrane; integral to membrane~go_funtion ATP binding~go_process transport) produces the protein MESDQNTIETDELKPQKRLFSFLLKNKVVPVPEESERKIYPFPTANIFSKIFFWWLFPILNVGYRRTLQPQDFFVLPEEYKVDAFVEKFDACYERELEYSRKKHLQQKCKERGETLETSTVAPDIDLEDYVLSKFSLLFIICVAFKRNLLFSASLSTITAAIVSCTPLILKKLIAYSESKSLDPSLNPAKGVGYAFGVVIFSLVSGITMNHFNYQSLLMAAKVKSSLTHAITRKSFKLSNASKHKFPDSKITSMVTTDLSRIELACAYTPFLLSLPLGIVIIITILVLNIGVAAVVGVVVLLIFLAAVSYSTSQLYRFRTVVSKLTDIRVGLVKELITNLKIIKFYSWEIPYLSNIVKSRSNEIQYILKIQKLRNIIYAVAMSLTGITAMIAFLVMYGIEGATRNASSIFSSVSSFEILSWCMNFIPASISVTADMLMALKRIGLFLSAEEIQPKDNYITRCEAKNPYAIQVTDADFMWESFEDEDEQDNNKEGQASSPDIEMESLDDSNKPSTFQGLKNINLSIAKGEFVVITGSIGTGKSSLLSAIAGIMNCESGLVEINGSLMLCGAPWVQNATIKENITFGAVYDRELYDEVVYACSLQQDLENLPAGDFTEVGERGVTLSGGQKARINLARAVYANKDIILMDDVLSAVDARVGKHMVEQCFLGILKSKTRLLATHQLSLIGSADRIIFMNGDGTIEVGTMESLLRTNDDFRKLTAFSEAEETKVEKSPSKNVEEFDIGEELIPNYKKMTDKIEDIAENKDASKGKLIVNEERAVNRLKGEIYLNYLKFGSGRVTPWGFLLVFGTLLSLSTFCDIFSNTWLSFWISRKFDKSDGFYIAFYVLFNILWVILLTTQFISLITMTTNSSKNLNMMAVKKIMHVPMSFLDTTPMGRILNRFTKDTDALDNEISENLRLFTVSFAKLIGMVILFLVYLPWIALALPVIGILFLLVCNYYQASCREVKRLEAVQRSFVFDNLSESLSGMTTIKTLKSEERFINRGNQRLNTLNEASFLLNAHLRWLAIQLDSVTLVLVLAIALLCVNGVFKLSPATVGLLLTYSLQATGEMSNFFRLFTQVENEFNSAERICHYALKLPQEAAYEHENNAPHREWPQNGEIEFENVSMAYRPGLPMVIRDLSFKVKSSEKIGICGRTGAGKSSIITALYRLSELDQGRIIIDGVDIANIGLRDLRSKLSIIPQDPVLFNGTVRKNLDPFDEHDDAYLWKTLKRAGIFSDEEIAQAAEYNKEENSGAELSKFHLYQNVEDDGANFSLGERQLLAFARALVRDTKILILDEATSSVDYETDSKIQSIIAKEFADCTILCIAHRLKTILSYDRILTLDKGEIKEFGTPVELFNSDGGIFRQMCDKSNIGISDFVL, from the exons ATGGAGAGCGATCAGAACACTATAGAAACCGATGAGCTCAAACCTCAAAAGAGACTATTTAGTTTCTTGCTCAAAAACAAAGTGGTTCCGGTTCCCGAGGAATCAGAGCGTAAGATCTATCCTTTCCCCACTGCCAATATCTTCAGtaagattttcttctggtggtTGTTCCCGATTTTGAATGTCGGCTACAGAAGAACATTGCAACCACAAGATTTCTTTGTACTTCCTGAAGAATATAAAGTCGATGCCTTTGTTGAGAAATTTGATGCATGCTATGAACGCGAACTTGAATATTCCCGGAAGAAACATTTGCAACAGAAATGCAAAGAAAGAGGTGAAACGTTGGAAACCTCAACTGTAGCTCCTGACATTGATCTTGAGGATTATGTCTTGTCCAAATTCAGTTTATTGTTCATCATATGTGTGGCATTCAAGAGGAATTTACTCTTCTCGGCCTCATTATCTACAATTACTGCAGCTATAGTCTCTTGTACTCCTTTGATTCTTAAAAAGTTAATAGCGTATTCGGAAAGCAAATCATTAGATCCTTCCTTGAATCCAGCAAAGGGTGTCGGGTACGCTTTTGGAGTAGTGATCTTTCTGTTGGTTTCCGGCATTACCATGAACCATTTCAATTACCAAAGTTTGCTCATGGCTGCGAAGGTCAAATCTTCGTTGACTCATGCTATTACAAGAAAGTCTTTTAAGTTGAGCAACGCCTCGAAACACAAATTCCCTGATTCTAAGATAACTTCTATGGTTACAACAGATCTTTCTAGAATCGAACTTGCTTGTGCATATACTCCATTTTTACTTTCTCTTCCTCTTGGAATTGTAATCATTATCACTATTTTAGTCCTTAACATTGgtgttgctgctgttgttggtgttgttgtcttGCTTATATTTTTGGCAGCAGTTTCGTATTCGACTTCCCAGTTGTACCGATTCAGAACTGTTGTCAGCAAACTAACTGATATTAGAGTTGGTTTGGTTAAGGAACTtatcaccaacttgaaaatcatcaagttctACTCATGGGAAATTCCATATTTATCAAATATTGTCAAGAGTAGATCCAATGAAATCCAATAcattttgaagattcaAAAATTGAGAAACATTATTTATGCTGTTGCCATGTCTTTAACTGGTATCACTGCCATGATTGCCTTCTTGGTAATGTATGGAATTGAGGGAGCAACAAGAAACGCTAGTTCTATTTTCTCGTCTGTTTCTTCGTTTGAAATTTTATCCTGGTGTATGAATTTCATTCCAGCTTCTATTTCTGTTACTGCTGACATGCTTATGGCgttgaagagaattggTTTATTTTTGTCTGCTGAGGAAATCCAGCCAAAAGACAACTACATCACCAGATGTGAAGCAAAGAACCCTTACGCTATTCAAGTTACTGATGCTGATTTCATGTGGGAGAGttttgaagatgaggatgaGCAGGATAATAATAAAGAAGGTCAAGCATCTTCTCCCGATATTGAAATGGAATCACTTGACGATTCGAACAAACCGCTGACTTTCCAaggtttgaagaatattaATCTTAGTATCGCAAAAGGAGAATTTGTTGTTATCACTGGTTCAATTGGTACTGGTAAGTCGTCTTTGTTAAGCGCAATCGCCGGAATCATGAATTGTGAAAGTGGCCTAGTCGAAATCAATGGATCCTTGATGCTTTGTGGTGCCCCATGGGTTCAAAATGCCACCATCAAAGAAAATATCACATTTGGTGCTGTATACGATCGTGAATTATatgatgaagttgtttaCGCCTGTTCTTTGCAACaggatttggaaaacttgCCTGCTGGTGATTTCACAGAGGTTGGAGAACGAGGCGTTACTTTATCGGGGGGCCAAAAGGCTAGAATCAATTTGGCCAGAGCCGTCTACGCCAACAAGGATATTATTCTAATGGACGATGTTTTGTCTGCTGTTGATGCCAGAGTTGGAAAGCATATGGTGGAACAATGCTTCTTGGGAATTCTTAAATCTAAAACAAGATTGTTGGCTACTCATCAATTATCTTTGATTGGTTCTGCTGATAGAATTATTTTCATGAACGGTGATGGTACtattgaagttggtacTATGGAACTGCTCTTGCGTACCAATGATGATTTCAGGAAGTTGACAGCATTCAGTGAGGCTGAAGAAACCAAGGTTGAAAAGTCTCCAAGCAAGAACGTGGAAGAGTTCgatattggtgaagaattaATTCCAAACTATAAGAAGATGACTGATAAAATCGAAG ATATTGCGGAGAATAAGGATGCTTCCAAGGGTAAATTAATTGttaatgaagaaagagcgGTCAACCGATTAAAGGGAGAAATTTATTTGAATTATTTGAAATTTGGATCTGGAAGAGTAACTCCGTGGGGATTTCTTTTGGTTTTTGGAACATTGTTAAGTTTATCCACATTCTGTGATATTTTCAGTAACACCTGGTTGTCATTCTGGATCTCAAGAAAATTTGATAAGTCCGACGGGTTTTATATTGCCTTTTATGTGttattcaatattcttTGGGTGATATTATTAACCACGCAATTTATTCTGTTGATTACCATGACTacgaattcttcaaaaaattTGAACATGATGGCAGTGAAAAAGATTATGCATGTTCCTATGTCTTTCTTGGATACAACACCAATGGGAAGAATTTTAAACAGGTTTACCAAGGATACTGACGCTTTGGATAACGAAATCAGCGAGAATTTGAGATTATTTACTGTATCTTTTGCCAAACTTATTGGAATGgttattctcttcttggtctATTTGCCATGGATTGCTCTTGCCTTGCCAGTAATCGGCATACTTTTCTTACTTGTCTGCAACTATTACCAAGCCTCTTGTAGGGAAGTAAAGAGATTGGAGGCGGTTCAGCGTTCTTTTGTGTTTGATAATTTAAGCGAGTCCTTGTCTGGTATGACAACTATCAAGACGCTCAAATCGGAAGAAAGGTTTATTAACAGAGGTAACCAGAGACTCAACACTCTTAATGAAGCTagtttcttgttgaatgCTCATTTGAGGTGGTTGGCTATCCAACTTGACCTGGTTACGCTTGTTTTGGTTTTGGCCATTGCACTTCTATGCGTAAATGGTGTATTCAAATTAAGTCCTGCTACCGTCGGATTACTTTTAACCTATTCCCTTCAAGCAACTGGAGAAATGTCgaatttcttcagattATTTACACAAGTGGAAAATGAATTCAATTCGGCAGAGAGAATTTGTCACTATGCATTAAAATTACCACAAGAAGCAGCCTATGAACACGAAAACAATGCTCCACATAGGGAATGGCCCCAAAATGGAGAAATcgaatttgaaaatgttTCCATGGCTTACAGACCAGGGTTGCCCATGGTTATAAGAGATTTGAGCTTCAAGGTAAAGTCAAGCGAGAAAATTGGTATTTGTGGTAGAACTGGTGCTGGTAAATCGTCGATTATCACAGCCTTGTATCGTTTGAGcgaacttgatcaaggccGTATAATTATTGACGGTGTCGACATTGCCAACATTGGCTTGAGAGATTTGCGTTCAAAGCTTTCAATTATTCCACAGGATCCAGTTTTATTCAATGGCACTGTCAGAAAAAATTTGGATCCATTTGATGAACATGACGATGCATACTTGTGGAAGACATTGAAAAGAGCTGGTATATTTAGTGACGAAGAAATAGCCCAAGCGGCAGAATATAACAAGGAAGAGAATTCGGGAGCGGAATTGTCCAAATTTCACTTATATCAGAATGTGGAGGACGACGGCGCAAATTTCTCTTTGGGTGAGAGACAATTACTCGCGTTTGCTAGAGCACTTGTTAGAGATACTAAGATTCTAATTTTAGACGAAGCCACATCATCCGTGGATTACGAGACGGATAGCAAGATCCAGAGCATAATCGCCAAGGAGTTTGCTGACTGTACGATTTTGTGTATTGCCCATAGgttgaagacaattctCAGCTACGATAGAATCCTTACCTTGGATAAAGGCGAAATTAAGGAATTTGGTACGCCCGTGGAACTTTTTAACTCCGACGGAGGTATATTCAGGCAGATGTGCGACAAGTCAAACATCGGCATTTCCGATTTCGTCCTTTag
- a CDS encoding predicted protein encodes DVLGNNKRYKQRHRRDLRLNYDSDSSDEDYENEKENAEKANGEKEDVSDEDMFASDNEEKDEPCKDVKDPKKPEFLDIDEFERQEGIGQFDEEVPLATDENSDSEEPEEDDPEVVEYYNNIEDYNEQNSGRLKRKEPKIEAFNLREEASEGQFDLDGNYIRQEEDNHTDAEQEWLNDYKRSDVLNARKAQEQREKAREKKLVESAQELISTDKLLTDLVECLEAAETPMEALARLAPKKKNKNKVDETEKQRKKLVVRITELCDKLINEKNITDTYDMSREEFMRLYKQETGQDYKISGRGTKRTREDEPENEAQTEASAENEEEYGEKIWLFQWIDDSNVHGPFSAYEMSHWKETYFNNQVVVRKLDEEEFVPVETVEFNETT; translated from the coding sequence GATGTGTTGGGCAACAACAAGCGATACAAACAGAGGCACCGTCGTGATTTGCGACTTAACTAcgattctgattcttcagATGAGGACTatgagaatgaaaaagaaaatgcCGAGAAAGCAAATGGAGAGAAGGAAGATGTCCTGGACGAAGACATGTTTGCCAGCGAtaatgaagagaaagacgAACCTTGTAAGGATGTTAAGGATCCAAAAAAGCCCGAGtttcttgatattgatGAGTTTGAACGTCAGGAAggaattggccaattcgACGAAGAAGTACCTCTAGCTACAGATGAGAATTCCGATTCTGAGGAACCGGAAGAAGATGACCCCGAAGTGGTAGAATATTACAACAACATTGAAGATTACAATGAACAAAATAGTGGAAGGCTAAAGAGGAAAGAGCCTAAAATAGAAGCTTTCAATTTACGAGAAGAAGCCCTGGAAGGACAATTCGACTTGGATGGCAATTATATACGACAGGAAGAGGACAACCATACCGATGCTGAACAGGAATGGCTCAATGATTACAAGAGGTCAGATGTGCTCAATGCCCGAAAAGCTCAGGAACAACGAGAAAAAGCAAGGGAAAAGAAACTAGTCGAATCAGCCCAAGAACTAATATCTACCGACAAGTTATTGACGGATCTCGTCGAATGTCTAGAGGCAGCAGAAACACCCATGGAGGCTTTGGCTAGATTGGCAccgaaaaagaagaataagaaCAAAGTTGATGAAACAGAGAAgcagagaaagaaattgGTTGTCAGAATCACAGAACTATGTGATAAACTTATCAACGAAAAGAACATCACTGATACTTACGATATGAGTAGAGAGGAGTTCATGAGACTATACAAACAGGAAACAGGACAAGATTACAAAATCTCCGGCAGAGGAACCAAAAGGACCAGAGAGGATGAACCTGAGAATGAAGCTCAAACAGAAGCATCGGCAGAAAACGAAGAGGAATATGGCGAAAAGATATGGTTATTCCAATGGATTGACGATAGCAATGTCCACGGCCCATTTTCTGCATACGAAATGAGTCATTGGAAAGAAACATATTTCAATAACCAAGTTGTAGTACGTAAACTAGATGAAGAGGAGTTTGTTCCCGTAGAGACAGTAGAATTTAACGAAACGACATGA
- a CDS encoding predicted protein, giving the protein RDDEIDMLTSFVAEGADISAPSLIVHGYKAIGKTTTVTKYLQALEVKHTIVRCDECITRRIMYQRCVRGLARDSGVPVSSYGEESKNRIGDSLYSFITGLQQFYEDTEYSERHVLVLDRFDQCMEPVHEIYAGLIRLREQTNITSLSIIFITTGDDPKEIATLSVPHIYFRPYTEAEATQILQLNQLCHFGVTFLDEHSASYDFWKQYAKVIVDLFFSFVGCDIALLKDFCVKLWDKFIEPVIEETYSITEFVKVLRYNSEYLTSDNVINNSRVRVYGEGNTVVYEEEKSEGKEGVQDLPIHSKYLLLASYLASFNSHKDDMHNFSKIKAVKYKKRASSAASKRGHLSKSDIDSRLLSPSYFDLERWLAILSVVY; this is encoded by the coding sequence CGAGATGACGAGATTGATATGCTCACCAGTTTTGTAGCTGAAGGTGCTGATATCCTGGCACCTTCGTTGATTGTTCATGGCTATAAAGCTATAGGCAAGACAACTACTGTAACAAAATATTTGCAAGCATTAGAGGTAAAGCATACCATAGTTAGATGTGATGAATGCATTACGAGAAGAATTATGTACCAGCGATGTGTTCGTGGCCTTGCTAGAGATAGTGGAGTTCCTGTTAGTAGCTATGGCgaagaactgaaaaatcggATAGGTGATTCTCTCTACAGTTTTATTACAGGCCTACAGCAGTTTTATGAAGACACAGAGTATTCGGAGAGACATGTCTTGGTTTTGGATCGTTTTGATCAGTGTATGGAGCCAGTTCATGAGATCTATGCTGGTTTGATACGTCTTAGAGAGCAGACTAACATTACTAGTTTATCTATAATTTTCATTACCACTGGCGACGACCCTAAAGAGATTGCTACCTTGTCAGTACCGCATATTTATTTCAGACCATATACTGAAGCTGAGGCGACACAGATCTTAcaattgaaccagttgTGTCATTTTGGTGTGACCTTCTTGGACGAACATAGTGCCAGCTACGATTTCTGGAAACAGTATGCGAAAGTTATTGTAGACTTGTTCTTTTCGTTTGTTGGGTGCGATATAGCGTTGCTCAAAGACTTCTGTGTCAAGTTGTGGGACAAGTTCATCGAGCCGGTAATCGAAGAAACCTATTCCATCACGGAGTTTGTAAAAGTTCTCAGATACAACAGTGAGTACTTGACAAGTGACAATGTCATTAACAACTCTAGAGTCCGAGTATATGGAGAAGGAAATACAGTGGTTtatgaagaggaaaagtCCGAAGGCAAAGAAGGAGTTCAGGATTTGCCGATCCACTCCAAGTACCTTTTACTTGCTTCGTATTTGGCATCGTTCAATTCACACAAGGACGACATGCacaacttctccaagatcaaggccgtcaagtacaagaaaCGTGCCAGCTCTGCTGCTTCCAAAAGGGGCCATTTGTCGAAAAGTGATATAGATTCCCGATTACTTTCCCCCTCTTATTTTGATCTTGAGAGATGGTTGGCTATATTGTCTGTTGTCTAT
- a CDS encoding predicted protein produces the protein MDVHREDIDISIDTDEVLNVEEEYYQKGFREGQEQSTRQQEMEGKEYGYQTGFQRFLIVGYIDGLVEHWSRNIQTYEASASVANHLKQLEALIKDIPITNGDEEVAHYEKSVAKARNKLRVIATLVKETSKIAKLDELIKEVGGQLQVSENVDDMW, from the coding sequence ATGGATGTACATAGAGAAGACattgatatcagcatagACACGGACGAGGTTCTAAatgtggaagaagagtattaCCAGAAAGGGTTTCGTGAAGGACAGGAACAGTCTACTAGACAGCAGGAGATGGAAGGAAAAGAATACGGATACCAGACTGGATTTCAGCGTTTCTTGATTGTGGGCTATATAGATGGATTGGTAGAGCACTGGAGTCGAAATATCCAAACCTATGAAGCTTCAGCTCTGGTCGCTAATCACTTGAAACAGTTAGAGGCTCTCATCAAAGATATTCCTATTACTAATGGCGATGAGGAAGTAGCACATTATGAAAAATCTGTAGCTAAGGCCAGGAACAAGCTCAGAGTGATAGCGACTTTGGTAAAGGAAACATCCAAAATCGCCAAGCTTGATGAACTTATCAAAGAGGTTGGTGGTCAGCTTCAAGTCAGTGAAAATGTAGATGATATGTGGTAA